Below is a window of Prosthecochloris sp. GSB1 DNA.
TCATCGGGAAAATCGTCGGCGACAGGGTGCGGATCAGTGTTCCGAAAGGAGAACTGCACTACGAGATCCTGGAGATTTTCGTCAAGTAAACTTTTCAATAAACGTATTGTGACCATGGGAAAACGTCAGGTTGTCTACAGGGGAGCCGAGATCGGCGGCAACAGCGAGCTTGTCGACAAGGAGGTAAACCTCATCACGGTTGCCGACAGGGTCTGGCACGGAAGGGTCGTCTCAGTCGACCGGTCCGAAGTCGTGCTTCGCGACGCCCGGTCAGGGAAACACACGTTTCCCGTCGACCAGATCGATAAAATTTACAGGGAAATCGTAACCGATTATTGACCATGCGAAAAAAGATCGTTGTCGGAAACTGGAAGATGAACAAGACCGTCGAGGAAGCCGTGGAGCTTTCGACGGCCGTCGCCGAACATCTCGGTGACGGGCTCGTGAATTGCGAGGTCGGGATCGCACCGGCTTTTCCCGCTCTCGAAGCCGTGGGAAAGGTGGTCGAATGGAGCGACATCCGTCTTGTCGCCCAGAACTGCCATTACGAGGACGATGGGGCCTACACCGGGGAAGTTTCCGCGCGCATGCTTGAATCCATTGGCTGCACGTACGTGATTCTGGGTCATTCCGAACGCCGGCAGCTTTTCGGAGAAACAAGCGCCACGGTCAATCTGAAGGTGAAAAAAGCGTTGGGAGAAGGCCTGCGGGTCATCATGTGCGTCGGCGAAACCCTCGACGAGCGGGAGAAGGGGATTACGACGGAGGTCGTCACCGGCCAGGTCAGGTCGGGCCTCGATGGCGTGAGCGATCTCGTCAGCGTGGTTATCGCCTATGAGCCCGTCTGGGCC
It encodes the following:
- the tpiA gene encoding triose-phosphate isomerase encodes the protein MRKKIVVGNWKMNKTVEEAVELSTAVAEHLGDGLVNCEVGIAPAFPALEAVGKVVEWSDIRLVAQNCHYEDDGAYTGEVSARMLESIGCTYVILGHSERRQLFGETSATVNLKVKKALGEGLRVIMCVGETLDEREKGITTEVVTGQVRSGLDGVSDLVSVVIAYEPVWAIGTGKTATPEQAEEMHATIRDTIREMYGDLPAEHLRIQYGGSVKPSNVAELFAKPNIDGGLIGGASLKADDFVAIVRAACC